Within the Tenrec ecaudatus isolate mTenEca1 chromosome 7, mTenEca1.hap1, whole genome shotgun sequence genome, the region taaaaggttgatggttcaaaagcaccagacactccacaggagaaaaatgaggctgtctgctcccagaaagatttgtggccttgggaaccctgtgtaaggtcactatgagcatTTCTGTAGGGGGTTGTAGTTCTGTCTTAATGGTTTACCAAGGCTTAGAGAACTTTATTAATTTGGCCCAAATCTCTACCTGTAGTGGCATGCCTCAATTTCTAATGGTGGAACTAGAATTGAGTTATTCAATTCAGGTCTTTATGGATTCAAAGTTATTGCATTTTCTGTAGAAAGCTTTTTACCCTGGGAATGATTTTTTGGTAAAATTTTATTATTGTAATATAAAGTTGAATCATTTCCATGTAATAAAGTTTAGAAACAGTTATTAGctgtttattttccatgaaaagtCCTTATTTGTTGCAAATAGTTTTTCAAATCATTATCAGATGTTATTTGTTTGGCATTTATcagctcttttaaaaatgtttttatttctgattgAGCTAAGCAGATGGATTTCCTTTCTACTAATATTTTTTGAATCTACTTAGTTTTTGGACCAGGAGAGAATTGTAGCTGCTTCATCCACAGGGAGCGTGACAGTTTTCCTTCACCATCAGAATAACCAGGTAAAGTAAACTGGATCTGTATTTGACTTACTGTTAGGGAGACAGTGCTTACTAATGAAGCCTTGAGGGTGCAGTGGCGTACCTGTTGGGCCGCGAGCGGcaagatcaaacccaccagccactccacagaaggaaGCTAAGCCCACCTCCCCCCACATGAAGATATACAGCTTTGGAAAACCTGGGGAACAGTTCCCCTCTATGCTGTGAAgtctccacgagtcagaattgacttgatggcggctgGTTTGGTGCTTAGTAATGATGCACATAATAAAATGTATAGTCTCACAGCATGAAGGGGGAGCGATCACAGTGCTGTAATTATACTTGTAGCAGATGGATTTTAGAGCCATGGTAGGTCTCGATGTGGCCCAAGCTGTTTCACTTCCTTTGCTAACCCAACAGCTCAAAACTTGCCCAGGAGGCCCATGGAAAAGAGATCTGTCTGGCAATCTTCTGTTAAGATCACCGCCCAGAAAGCCCCCTGGGACAGTGCCACCCTATAACACTACTCGGTAACTGCTGCCAATGGAACCGACTTGAAAAGCAAcagctttgcttttgcttttaaaaattattattatttattgaaATTGCCTAGCCCTTACCATGTTAAATAAGTTGTCatagtttaaattttatttctttattggactcttacaactcttgtcacaatccattcatTGCTTGCGTCGGgtgaatttgtacatatgctgccttcattcttttctagacatttactttctaatggtgtcagctcctcttttttttttttgcctcccttcccttccccataaCCTCttaatagattgtacattgttattattttcatatctcacaccatccaccgtctcccttcccccatgttttctgttgttcttcctcctggagaGGGGTGCATGGTTTTGTGTcgttcattgcaatcagttccccttttctttcccccacttccccataCCCTTCTggaatcactattcccactcttgttcctggaatctgtgtgttgtgagcttccATCTCTTACCTatatcagtgtacatgttctagtctagtctgaattgagaagcaacagtgggatcatggtagtggggggtgatgaAGCCTCGACTCATGCTTTCCCTGTAGCCCctgtgtggggagattgttccattgtctacagttgggctttcaatctctgctccacccccctcccaccccctattctcaaaaatatgtttttgtttgctgtgtgtctgctgatgcctgttactggtccctatgactcctcatgatcgcactggaaGCGTGCTtcttgtgggtttgttgcttctctgccgaATTgctgcttgtgtaacttcaagcctttaagacctcagacgctatatattttaatagccaggcaccatccgccttctttaccacatttgcttatgtcttAAGCGATGTTTTTGTCTTAAGTGAttatgttgggagggtgaacatctcagactgccgatttgctagagcaaagtgttctcatATGAAGGAAGgatatgagcagaggcctgaagtccatccctTACCTCAGTGTGTTGCCGTATAACTATATGTACACAGACcaaacctctatttttgtggatttatGTACTTACACATGTACACCactgtgtttatacctctatccgttGCTTTggcttcctaggtccttcctttccttttaccttcctcctgccccaccgtcactttccccttatttccacCTCTTGGcacctcctcttagctagtttgctgttgctccgacaccccccaccccacacacccaaATCTCCTCATTAATGACtccaacaccccagttgttcccctgtccatggcgctgCTTGCTCACCTCCCCTtgaccccaccaccctcaccccccagatCTCCCCAGGACCGCTGGTCCCGCTGCTCGCCGGGCATGCCTAGCCTATATAGGTAGGCACactgactatgacatagcccaaaatgataaAACATAGTTTAAACTTAATAATACTGGCAGTTGATTTTCTGTGGTTCTCTTTTCCAAGAAGAAAGTGCACTGTCTAGCTCAGGTGCCGTGAAGGAgaagtggaactgctccttgcTTCTGTAGGTGGAGATCCCAGGTTTTAATTAGGAGAGAGGGTACACTGTATGAAGATTGACATTTTCGCAACACCTTTCTTGTGTGCTGAGCCTGCGAGTGCTGACCTtcagagcacactggggaggGCAGTTTTTAAAAATAGCCTCATTAGCTGTAACACAGTTTTAAGTTCTGGAAAGAAAGTGCGTATGTAGGTGTGGGATGCATGAAGGTCACCTTGTTAGTCAGTGTGCCTAGTGAACAGACCCATATGATGTCTGAATGGATCACTCCGAAAAGGATGGGGACGGTTGTTTCACAGAATTAGACTAATGCCTGTAAGAATTTTGAACACACAACTTCCTTAATACTTACAAACCATTTCTTCAGGGTGGTACATTCAGGACATTATGACACTGTAGTCCTTTGGAATCTCATTTTGTGCCATAATTAGACTACAGTCATGCACAAGAACAGAAAGGAGAAAGCTCTCTTTTTCTAGAAAGGTGTGAAGCACGATATAGAAACATTCTTTTGGGAGAGAAAAGTGTTCGTCTTTGAGAGCTGTGCTTTGTTCTTGGCATCCTCGTGTCTTCTGCCTAGACGCTGTCAGTCAGCCATCAGTGGACAACAGCGCACTACCACACCGGCCCAGGGAGCCCTTCCTACAGCAGTGCGCCTTGTACTGGTGTCGTGTGCAACAACCCAGAAATTGTCACTGTGGGTGAAGATGGCAGAATAAATCTCTTCAGCGCTGACCACAAGGAAGCTGTGAGAACCATAGGTGAGAACAGTCGCTGCATTCCTTTCTCCACCATGGAAATAAACCCAGTGCCAGGGATCAGAAAAGAGAGAAATCTGCAGGCAGCATTTCTCTTAGCAAAGCAGTGTGCTGAGAAGGCTTGTATAAGCAAGTAGAATAACATGACTACAGAGGAGAGAGAATTCTTTTTGTCTATCTGAAAGGGATTCTCAGTAAAGTCTCGGGGGACAGGTGACAggtcatgagtcagaagtgactaaaAGGATAGTACATCAGATCAAGGGATCACATACAGGCCCAGCCCTTTATGAACTTGGTAGCTAGAATGTTCCCAGTGTCATCGAGGGTCTCCCTAACCCTTACTGGCTGTAAGCTCTACACACTCAGAGACCAGTGTAACCATGAGGGAGGACGTCATGGCAGGTGAGAGGTTGCTGAGGATAACGATGAATAGGTTTgggatgagtgcagagtgagCTCTGTAGGGAGTGAGTTCTGTAGGGAGCCTTGGGATTCGGTCCAATACCCTGGAGGTTCTGTGTTAACGGATATTAAGAAATGCCATTAGAGACAGAGGAACTTAACCAACTAGCTCAAAAATGCAGAGTAACCATCTTgaaagaaaatacaaatatatgaAAATGCAATCCTCCTTTTGAAAAACAATTGAGATGTCCTGAGTGATATTTTTCTCTCATCGGAGAGCTTCTTTTAACATGCATGTTACTGTACATTTTCTATAGAAATCAAATATGGCTTACTTTAAAACTCACTTGTAATATTTCATTTCATGGAAAGAATGTGATTTAAGATTTTTGTAGGAACAGGAGACCTGCTAACACACAGCACGTTTTATCCCTGTAGACAACGCAGACAGCAGCACGCTGCACGCTGTGACCTTCCTCCGCACGCCTGAGGTTCTAACTGTAAACTCCATTGGACAGTTAAAAATATGGGATTTCAGACAACCAGGAAATGAGCCCTCTCAGATACTGTCACTGTAAGTTTTGATTTGTAATTTCAGTAGCATAGACTAATGAAAAATTATTAGCTTGTTTGTAGCAAATGACTTTATAGTTTAATTGCGCTCTAGAGTAGCGAGCATTCCCTAATAAAATTTGATACAGCAAATATAACTTGATGGGCTTCCATGCTGCCttagtaaatatttattgtaTCTCTTTAATGTTTAGTATTTAACTGAGAACTTAGTTCTACCTAGTAAGTGATTCTACAGGTAATGCGTTACCTTGCTGCCATCGCagacagtgctgactcatagtgccgcctccctgtgggttcccgagcccGAAACGGTTTGCAGAAGTAGGAAGTCCATTGTTTCtctttcagagctgctggtggttttcaactgcccaccttgtgagtCACcgtccaaagcataaccactagaccaccagggttcTTGTAGGTAGTAGATATAATGTGATTAGGAAAAGTACCGTCCAAGATGCTTTTCCTGAGAGAATCCTCTATTTTGTGTGCCTCCTGCTTTAACTGGGAAATATTTATAAAAGCAATGTAAGGTAAGAGTAAAGAATTGTCTAAaactggttctcaatcttcctaatgctgtgaccctttattacagttcctcatgttgtggtgaactccccaaccataaaattatttttgttgctacttcataactgttattttgctactgttattaatcgggcgacccctctgaaacggtcattcaacccccaaaacccacaggttgagaactgctggtctaaaataataaaatgttttcaaaagtggagagagaaaaaaaaagcgatgtgttttgttttgcaccTCTCACCATCAGATTaggctctctcccatgtctccaaagtgaaaaaagataaataataatGGCTTTTAATTTCAGGACATTCTAGATACTCAGAAATATATTTaatcaaagtgggtgaagggaaatatcagtcactgtaagacatgaaaaaacaataataatatacaaattatcaagggttcatgggggagagagggagaaaaaatgagcagtaccaagggctcaagtagaaaatgttttgagaattatgatggcaacaaatgtccaaatgtgcttgacacgatggatggatggattttgataaaagttgtatgagtccccaataaaacgattttttaaaaaagaaaaagatatattTCATCTAATCCATTTTTGAGCTGCGTAAGACTCAACCAGTAAGTTCCATCCCAAGTTCACATTTCGTTACTAGGCCACAGCAGGTTTTTCAGGTAACGTAAGGATAAGTTCTACTTTACATCACTGTTGTCCTGTGTCTCCGTTTAAAGGACTGGCGACCGAGTGCCCCTCCACTGTGTTGACAGACATCCTAACCAGCAGCACGTTGTAGCTACTGGTGGCCAGGACGGGATGCTGAGTATTTGGGACGTAAGACTGGGTACGATGCCGGTGTCTCTGCTGAAGGCCCATGAAGCAGAAAGTAAGTATTGTGGAGGTACCGAGTTTACGTCTGGTGACTTCTGTACCATATTGTAAGTGTCTTCCCATAGCAGCACACAGGTTATCTGTCTTCTGTCCTTTTTAAGCTGAGAGTTGTATCAATTTACAATAACTAGTCCCTTTTTAGCTGACATTTGCATTCGCTGGGtgtttgattattttttgttgttgttccaatATTTTTCCCAACCCACAGTGAATATCCTTAGATACTTACCTTTGTGTGTGTTGAAGCAGAAGCAGTAGGCCAAAGTGTGCATAATTTCCTAGCTGAGATGAATGTCATACTGTTCTGCGCAAAAATCACCTTGCCTTCCTCGGTGGGAGGGAGTGCCCTTTTCCCAGGCAGACGGTGGCCTTCGTGCTTTACATCTGTTGTGTTCCTCTGTGCATTATTGTGtctgcctctttttttttaaacaagaacaATAGACAAGGGGTTTTCAAAGTGTTTGTGggcaaatggaaagaaaaaataatggaattttttccatgaatttcatGAAGCCCCTTATATAGACAGTTGTCTTTTTCGattggttgttttgtttctttctttttatctttaggttttgggaaggtTTTTTGATTGGGTAGGAATTTTTCAGTTTATCACTTCTGTCTTTGATATCATGCCAAAATCTGATTAAGAGTAGCTTGTGGTAAATCCATGTGAATCAAAGTACCAAAGAGCAAACATTGAACCCAAACTGAGACATCTCTGGTTATGTAAGTTTCACATTGCTACCATAGACAAATTAATGACTTCCTATTCAAGAAGAAAATAGCAGGTTCTATTGATTCTCTTTCCCTGGTACAGCTCTCCCGGGAAAAGGAAACAGGAGCAAGGTGTGCTCTAGCAGGTTCTGATGTTGGCCACCCTAGTGGTAGGAGAATTCTAGATAAACCAGCCCAAGCAGAGTGCAGTGGCCAGGGATGGCTGACTGACTAGAACGAAAAGAAGGGGCGTTGCTTTTATTATTTAAAGATAAATTAATACATAGAAATCCAGCATTGGGCAATCTTCCTGTGGCTCTCCCAGGTTGTTTAATTGCAGTTTTCTCTAGTGAAGCCACCTAGTGCTCTCCTCCTGAGGAACGTGACGTGGTTTTAGCCCTGCACTACCAGAATGCAAAGAGCCCGCTGCAAACCTGCTGTTCCCTGCTGCCACCCCTCACTCGTTTCTGTGCTCGTCTCCAAGGCCATCTGGCCCAGAATCACAGCACACTGGTTCACGGGCTCCCTCTGTGTGCCCTGGCTGCTCATTGGCTCCTCCCTATCTACTACCACTCACAGTTCCCTTAAAGGGTAGGACTTGAGGGAAGCCCCAGTCACAGTTTAGCTTCTGAAACTGGATCCTGATCCTTGGAGCATTTCCAGGCTTCCTGCTAGGAGTGAGGAGCTATTTCTGTGACACAGGCCAGGGGAACTCAGGGTCCTGGTATGATTCATAATTGGACTTTTAGAAATTATGCATATGTGCCTTCCACAGGCTCCTCTCTCGGTCTGTCCACGCACAGAATTTTCACATGTGAATGGCAGAGGGATTAAGACTAGTTTTGAGGACTCTCCCTCAAAACTTCCTCATTATCTTCCATTAAAAAAGATAATAGATCAAATAATAAGcaattattttcattcttttttcaaTACACAAATATTACTTGATTTCTTTATCCTTAATATTTGGTGGTCATTTCGAGAGTTGAATGAGACTGATTTTCATAACAGACTTGGAGTTTGAGGGTCTGCCATGAAAGTAGCAGCAGGTGATTCCCGAGACAGTTCCACTGTCTGCACAGGAATAAGCTTCACTGTCCTTGTCTTTCAGTGTGGGAGGTTCACTTCCACCCATCCAACCCAGACCACTTATTTACTTGTTCCGAAGACGGCTCCCTCTGGCACTGGGATTCCTCCACAGACGTACCTGAGAAGTCATCCCTCTTTCACCAAGGTAACAATCGGCTCACTGAAGAGCCTTGTTATACTCCTAAATATGACATTAAAAGTTCGTTGCGTTTTAAGCTTAAAGAATAGCAAAATGTAAATTCTGGTATCATAGGCCTTGAGTTATCTGACAGGTCCTTTGCTGTACAGCTGAGGATTAGAAATTATGTAAGTTGACCGGCCTCACatgctttttaattgtttttaatttgtttattgttttatttatttttttgttgcaagaatatacacaacaaaacacgaAGCAATTGAGGCATTTCTACCTGTACCGTTCAGGAGCACTGATGGCATTCTTTGAGGACAGCCAAGGTTCCTGCCTGTGTTCGCATTGGCCTTCCTGCCGTAGAACAGGCACGGGCAGCTCTTGATCTTACATTGCGAAGGCAGGGTGTCTGGCAACAATGGCCAGCTTTCTGTATTGGGCTGCTAGTTTCACCTCAGCTTAAAATGCTCCACCCAACAATTAAAGTGATAAGTGTCAGTAAGAGTCCAGTCAGGAAAACAGAAACTACCATCGATTTTGaccaaaaggagctctggtggcagagtaccTACTGGATGAGATGTGAAGTGCAAGGTCTGCAtttggaaactaccagctgctctgtgggagaaagatgaggctttctgctcttttagagatgtatagtctcggaaacacacaggggcagttcaccctGCCTTACAGGGCCTCTATGTagccttgacggcagtgagtttggtttaggttttggctttgttttcGGAGAGACCAAAAGATGCGAGAAGAGGAAACAGGAGGAAAGGGTAGCTGGAAAATAAAGAATTGCTAAAgcccctgctgctgctgcactgTCGGAAGTTGTTGCCTTGGGATCTGTCACCTGAACCAGAACTGGAACCACTGCCAACACTGTCATTGCCAAAAACCCAGAGTAGAAAGAGGgctgcttccccttcctctttCGTCTACCCTTCGTAGGACCCATCTGGAAATCgggtggagagggagcctggaaaaATGGTATCTGCAGACTCCCCCTTTTAATACTGAGTGGAGCACAGAGCATTTGAAAAGGGAAGTGAAAAGTAGAGCccttggagaacaaatgctttgagagtgattagggcaaagaatgtgcggatgtgcttcatacaattgatgtgtgtatatgtgtggactgtgataagagttgtatgagcccctaataaaatgttttagaaaaagaaaagaagagcccTGGCTGGTCCCAATACAgaggcagtgacagccccaaagagTGAAACTCGGAGAAGAGTACTTCTCAGAACAGTCAACTCTCGGAGACCGAAAGAGAAGCATCTGCCCCCCAACAGGGTTCAGCGAGCTGGAAAGATGGGCACATTGGCACGGGGAAGCTGAGGAGGAAGTAGAAAGAGTGTGCGGACATTGAGAGAATTGCAGCTAATATCGCAACACAGAGTATGTGTGGACTCTTGAGTGCAGAGCTAATTTGCTCTAAGCTTTCACCCAGAGCTCAGTAaaatgctttgtttttgtttgtttgtttgttttaaagataaAACCACGAATTAGAAGATAAAAAAAATAGGGTGGAGACAATAATTGAGCCTCGGCTTGGGGTTTGTGCAGGTATGAGCCACATGAAAGCATTCCAGGCAGAGGAAACCACATACCAGAGTCCTGAGACAGGTAGCAAACAACAAAGAGCCCAGTGGAGTTGCCGATTTGTGAGTGAGGTGGGGGGTAATGGATCAGCAGAGTCAACTGAGGTACAGAGGTCATAGAAGATTAGATTTCATTCTAGGTATGGTAgagtttggagccctggtggtatagcagttacgagttgagctgtgatccacaaggtcagcggttctaaaccaccagccactcctcgggagtaagatgggtctttctactactttacacccacagggacaattctacccatcATCCTGATGACAGTTCGGTTTGGTTCTTTGGTCGTAGAATTTTGAGTGAGGGCATGGTGATCCCTCTGACACAGATTTTTAAAGAATCCCTCTTGCTACTGTGTGGAACTTGAACTTGGCCCATCGGGAGGATGGAGCTGTGGAAGCAGGTAGATCAGAGTCTGCACACACGGCTTCACCTCTGGTTTTCACAGTACTCCAGGGCAGTGGGGAATGCAGGAACAGTGAGAATGAAACTATTATGACACAGTTCTTACAGTGTCTTCAGGCAAACGCTGGAAATGTGTGGAACGTGCAGAAACGTCTCTGCTGACATCATTTATGGAGAAACCAAACCTCCTTCCTTTCCCTTATCTTGCACTTGAAATGTTGCTCTTTAGGGAACTTTAGTTATTACTAGAAATAAACCACGCACTGTAACCTGTGTCTGTTACAACAAGGCCCAGAAATAGATGCTGTAAAGAtgcaacaaatgtaaaacaatCAACCCTGTTCTTCAGAATCCTATCATTTCATTgcagcaaagggacatgaaaAGCTAAATCATAATATACACTGAAAGGCAGTACATTAATGATACAGACAAATATTGAGGATtcaaggaaggaagagagaaatgTGACCTAGAGGTTTCAAAGTTTTCTTAGAAAAGGCAATTGAGTTGAGCTGATGAGCTTTCAAGAATCAGTAAGACTTAAACCCACTAATCTTTAggctcccagacagcaggacctTTGTTTTGTATTCATGGAGCCTGGCGCGGAGCCTGGCACTCagatgtttgttgaatgaataaaattGACCCTGAAGTGATCGTGCAGAAAGCTGAGAAGGGAGAAAATTGTGAATGATAATTAACATTCAAATATACCACTCCTGCCTGACTTTAATTCTTTAGTAAATGTATAGCGCTTGTAGAGATAAAAGTTGCTAAAGTTCTATTTTTAGGACTGTTTATGTGAAAAGGTTTAAAGCAAGCTGGTTATATTTTAGAAGTGACTAAAGTGTTTAGAAACTCATGATTATGTAATTTTTATTATCTAAGAGTTTGTATTtattatttgaatttttgtttgttcatttctttCCTCTTATTCTACTTGGCTTTAGGTCATTTTGCTACATTTCTGAGATTTTCCATTGAAGAATGACCACAAAATTAAATCTGCTTTCCCTAAAGACTTCAAGTTTGAAATTCAGATTATCCCATGGAAATTTGGATATTTAATATTATCGAATAAgcctttaataaaaaaataatggcATGTCTTAACATGAGCTAACTAGATTAGGCAAATACATAAGGACAGAATTTACTAGTGCTTACCAGGAGGGCAAAAAGGGAGTCACTGCTTAATGGGTACTGAGTTCAGGGTGAGGAAAATCGTTTGGAAGTAGAAAATGATGGCGGCTGCATGGTATGTTGAGTGTAATTAAATGCACTGCTTTGTAggcttaaaatgattaaaatagggCAAAATTTTTGTTGTATATGTTTTACAACAAAAATTTGTGAATGGTGTGTGATAGTGGAATTAATAGATTAATAGATTTAAAATACCACCTTTCTATAACATGTATCTGGAATTTTAGGTGTATACTAATGTAAAATTAAGTCTTAAAAGgaaattttcttccttttttttctctctttttcttctcaggAGGAAGGAACAGTACCTTGTTGTCTCACAGCATTAGTAACCAGGCTGCTGCGCACCCTTCTGTCCTCAGTTCCTGGCTCAGCGCTGACCCTGCCAAGGACCGCATTGAAATCACCAGCTTGCTCCCCACGAGGACTCTGTCCGTGAACAGTTTGGATGTGTTAGGCTCTTGCCTCGTGTGTGGGACTGACGCAGAAGCAATTTATGTGACCAGACAACTTTTTTCATGAAAATGCTATAGTAGTGCAGCATACAGGCATCCTCTTGAAATCCAGTGTCTACGCAAAGTGCTGTTCATGAAAAGGTGACATTTAACAGTGGAAACATCAGTAAAGTAGGGTTCATGCTGACGCCCAGAGTCAGCTGGACATTCTTGTAAAACAGTGGCAGAAAGAAAGTCACTGACGACATGCACTGCCTCTTAAGCTAGTTGGCCACTCCACCAGCTCTTCCGTTTGCAGGTTGGAGGACTTAATGCtatcaaaccaccagctggttcCAATAATCTCTGTCCACAGTATGTGGGCTATTTCCCTCTCCGATGACCTTAGCCAGGGTTGATATTTTCTCTCCGTTGAAAGTATCTTCTTCGGTGATCTGGATTTATTTTCATGTTAATAAGCTTTCTAAATTTCCATTAAGTATAGCAAAAAttacagatgtatagtcttgtTTAAAATCTTTCACATGTGAACGTGTTTTGACAGGTTCCCTTATTCCAGTAATTCTTAATCTGTCACTTGTCTATACCCAAATTTACCTTGGcaggaacaaaagaaaaacattttatccTCTAAGACTTGTGCTTAGCTCTAAAATGTGGTTGAAAACtgttgaacaaaatattttgttataaaCTAGTGTTTTTTGATACTGATAGGTGAGCTGGCTTGCAGACTAAAGCCTGTCTGAGGTAACGTGGTATAGTAGTGATGATGATGCTGTGGTAAGATGAAAGAACTCTGCCGCTTTATTGTTACTGACTTGTTAGACCTCGAGGACAAATCACTGTTGATACATGGTTGGAGTTTGTATTCGTTTACTTTATAATTCTAATTATAGTAATtttgaggttttgtttttatgccTTAATAAATACTTAACTTCAATGTTCTGTGCCCTTTACCTCAGATTTttcgttttcttctttttcttttagtcaaaattttaaaatactttatctGCATTTCCTTGTTAATACAAATTATCTGGCTCAGTAATATTgattaaagataatttttaaatccaAAAGATTTGAGAAAGGATTCTTCCCAAATTCttaatacagaaaataaaaagaaaaatttaagtaCTTATAATCTCAAACTAATGTCTTTTAAgaaaccccccctttttttaaatcaaaaccatatggtttattagggattcatacaactcttcatGATAGAATCGAAGTTGGAGATCACAAGATAAAAAGTTTTACAAGataaatgacttcttcattgcaaatacttttcaACGATGATGCATGTGGAATTTGCCAGATGAAAAATGCAGGAATCAGTGGGAAGAGATGgaaaagctcagtatcagcagccaaaacaagaTCAAGGAATGATTGTGAAACACACCTCAACTgcttatatgcaagttcaggttgcagttgaagaaaattagaacaagtcgATGAGAACCAGAATACAATCTTGAGTATTTCCCAATTGAATTCTGAAAGCATCACAAGAACAGATACGACACATTGAACCCTAATGACAAGGGAAAATAATGTTAGGAATGACACCTAGAACATACATGAAGGATGCAAAAGgtaatttaaaaaccaaaaagtaattaaaaagtaaagaaaagtcCAAAGTGGATTTCAACGGACACTGTGAAGCTTGCTCTTCAATATAGATTAGCTAAAGTGGATGGGATTGTTaccaagagaaaccagtccctggaaaaggaggtCATGTTTAATAAAGTGGAAAGGTGAAAATAAGGTAGATATttgaagagatggatggacacagtggctgtaacaatgggcccaaacaaggACAATAGTGAGGATCatgcaggacaggacagtgtttggttctgttgtacacagtcttatcagtcagaatcaacttagcagcacaatgacaac harbors:
- the NUP43 gene encoding nucleoporin Nup43; the encoded protein is MKEIFAKFVSQKISKTRWRPVPSGSLQTAETFSTGSWDNEKNYVSLWSIGDFGNVDSDGGLDGDHQLLCECKHHGDVMDLQFLDQERIVAASSTGSVTVFLHHQNNQTLSVSHQWTTAHYHTGPGSPSYSSAPCTGVVCNNPEIVTVGEDGRINLFSADHKEAVRTIDNADSSTLHAVTFLRTPEVLTVNSIGQLKIWDFRQPGNEPSQILSLTGDRVPLHCVDRHPNQQHVVATGGQDGMLSIWDVRLGTMPVSLLKAHEAEMWEVHFHPSNPDHLFTCSEDGSLWHWDSSTDVPEKSSLFHQGGRNSTLLSHSISNQAAAHPSVLSSWLSADPAKDRIEITSLLPTRTLSVNSLDVLGSCLVCGTDAEAIYVTRQLFS